The following is a genomic window from Candidatus Binataceae bacterium.
TTTCGCCGTCGGTGACAAATCACGAACAGACTATTGAGCGCATTGCCGCCGAGGCTGGATTTGCGCGGGTTGGTTTCAGCCGCATCCAACGTCTGAATGACCGCGAGGCGTTCTATGCGCAATGGCTAAGGCAAGGCCGTCATGGCGCAATGGACTATCTCGCGCGCGAGCCGGAACGTCGCTTCGATCCGCGCGCGATCGACAAGAGGTTTAAATCGGTCATCAGTCTCCTGTGGCCCTACGCTCCTCCCTCCCCGCCAGCGGTGGATTGGCGCGCCGAGCTGCGTGGGCGAATCGCAGCCTACGCGCTCGGTCCCGACTACCACGACTACGTGCTCAAGGGGGCCCGGGTTGTCTCGGCAGCGATCGAATCGCTCTATCCGGGAGCGGTGACTCGAACTTACGTGGACACGGGCCCGGTGTTTGAGCGCGAGTGGGCCGCGCGGGCGCGCCTGGGCTGGTTCGGAAAAAACACCATGCTGCTGACGCGCGAGCGCGGTTCCTATTTTTTTCTCGCCGAAGTTTTCACGGACGTCGAGTTCGATGGCGCCGACGCTCCATATCGAGAGCACTGTGGTACTTGCCGCCAATGCCTGGATCTGTGCCCGACGCAGGCGCTCGAAGATGGCTATCTGATGGAGCCGCGCCAATGCATCTCCTATCTGACGATCGAGAATCGTGGCCCGATTCCGCGCGAGCTCAGAGCGAAAGTCGGGGTGTGGCTCTTCGGCTGCGACATCTGCCAGGAGGTGTGCCCCTGGAACCCTCACGCGCCCGAAGATGGCGACGACAATCTGATGCCGCGTTTACTGGACTTGATGGCTCTCGATGATTTTTCGTTCAGTCGGCGCTTCAGCAAAACCGCGATCAAGCGCGCAAAACGGCGCGGGCTGCTGCGCAATGCGGCCGTGGTCCTAGGCAACACCGGAAACCGCGACGCGGTGCCGGCGCTCACACGGGTGCTCGAACAGGAGCCGGAAGCGCTGGTCCGCTCGCACGCGGCCTGGGCGCTGGGCGAACTTGGAGGCCGAACTGCACGCCACGCTCTGGAACGTGCGCGGCAACATGACATTGATGCGCAGGTTGTGGAAGAGGCGCGTGCCGGACTCGATCGAAATCTCGCCTAGCCGCTTGTCAAATGCTGTGCGCAAGTAAAGACTGGGAAAGAGCGGTGAGCTGATGAACGATGCGCGGCGGGAATTTTCGATGCTGGCTTCGCGGGAGCCCGTACCTCTGGCCCGCGGGGCCCTGCTGATCGCCAAGGAAGAGTATCCGGATCTCAACGTCGACCACTACGTCGACCGGCTTTCGGAACTGGCGCGTGAGGCCGAGCCGATCGTCAATGCCGGCAATGACACGGTCGAGAAGGTACAGTTGCTCTCGCATTTCCTGTTCGAGCAGAAAGCTTTCGAAGGCAATCGCGATGCATTCAGTGATCCGCGCAATTCATTTCTGAATGAGGTGATCGAGCGCCGGCTTGGTATTCCGATAACCCTATCGGTGATCTACCTGGAAGTGGGACGCCGCCTCGGGCTCAACCTTTATGGCGTGTCGTTTCCCACCCACTTCCTGGTCAAAGCGGTCGACGAACGCGGCGAGCTCCTCATCGATCCGTTTTCCAGTGGCATCATTCTGACTCTTGAGCAGGTCAAGGCCCGCCTGGCCGAGATCTATCGTCAGCCGGTAGAGCTGCACCCTGCCATGCTCAAGAGCGCAGGTACCCGTCAGATCCTGGTGCGGATGCTGCGCAACCTCAAGGGGATCTATACCGGTGCGTCCGATTGGGCACGCTCGCTGAGTGCGCTCGATCGAATCCTGATGCTCGACCCGCGTGCGGTCGAGGAGCTCGCCGAGCGCGGCCAGGTTTACGAACGGCTCGAATGCTTCAAAGCCGCGCTCGACGACTTTCAGAGCTTTCTCTCGCTCGCGCCCGAGCATCCCGCCGCCGAGGTCGCGCGCGAAGCCGTCTTGCGGCTGGTGCGCCAGGTCTCGCTGATCAACTAGCGCGCGCGGGCGCAGTCGTCTTCGATGGCCGCATCGCCCAAACCCGCCAGCTTCTTTGAGTCGAGCGAAGCAGGCGCCGCCGATCGCGAGCTTCAGCGCAAGCTGGAGAACGCAAGCACTCGGCACCTGGACCATTTCGCTCACGTCAAGGCCGAGTACTCCGACTATGAAGAAGAGCGCTCGCAGTCGCGCCGAATCAAAGAGCATGCCATCGCGCACCTAGATGAACTGATCGTGGAGCTGACCGGCAAGCTAAAGGCGCGCGGCTGCGCGGTGTTCGCCGCAGCGACGGTCGAGGAGGCCCGCGACTACATCGTGAACGTGGCGCGCAACACGGGTAGCAGGCGTGTGGTCAAAGGCAAGTCGATGACCACCGAGGAAATCGGTCTGAATCCGGCGCTGGAGAACGCCGGAATGGAGGTGCTCGAAACCGATCTCGGCGAGTATATCGTTCAGCTGCGCCAGGAGCCACCCTCACACATCATCACGCCCGCGATTCATCTCTCCAAGGAAGACATCGGCGCGCTGTTTCATGAAAAGTTTGGAATTCCCTACACCTCGGAACCGGAGCGCCTCACCGCCGAGGCTCGGGCGCGGCTGCGCGAGGGATTTCTCAGCGCCGATCTGGGCGTGACGGGAGTAAATTTCGCGATTGCGGAAACCGGCACGCTGGTGGTGATCGAGAACGAAGGCAACGGCCGCATGTCCTCGACCATGCCGGAAGTGTTCATCGCGGTCATGGGCATAGAAAAGGTGATTCCACGGCTGGCCGACGTCTCGCACTTCCTCGAGGTCCTCGCCCGCACCGCCACCGGCCAGAAGCTCACTACCTACACCAATTTCATTGGC
Proteins encoded in this region:
- the queG gene encoding tRNA epoxyqueuosine(34) reductase QueG; the encoded protein is MTNHEQTIERIAAEAGFARVGFSRIQRLNDREAFYAQWLRQGRHGAMDYLAREPERRFDPRAIDKRFKSVISLLWPYAPPSPPAVDWRAELRGRIAAYALGPDYHDYVLKGARVVSAAIESLYPGAVTRTYVDTGPVFEREWAARARLGWFGKNTMLLTRERGSYFFLAEVFTDVEFDGADAPYREHCGTCRQCLDLCPTQALEDGYLMEPRQCISYLTIENRGPIPRELRAKVGVWLFGCDICQEVCPWNPHAPEDGDDNLMPRLLDLMALDDFSFSRRFSKTAIKRAKRRGLLRNAAVVLGNTGNRDAVPALTRVLEQEPEALVRSHAAWALGELGGRTARHALERARQHDIDAQVVEEARAGLDRNLA
- a CDS encoding tetratricopeptide repeat protein, producing the protein MNDARREFSMLASREPVPLARGALLIAKEEYPDLNVDHYVDRLSELAREAEPIVNAGNDTVEKVQLLSHFLFEQKAFEGNRDAFSDPRNSFLNEVIERRLGIPITLSVIYLEVGRRLGLNLYGVSFPTHFLVKAVDERGELLIDPFSSGIILTLEQVKARLAEIYRQPVELHPAMLKSAGTRQILVRMLRNLKGIYTGASDWARSLSALDRILMLDPRAVEELAERGQVYERLECFKAALDDFQSFLSLAPEHPAAEVAREAVLRLVRQVSLIN
- a CDS encoding LutB/LldF family L-lactate oxidation iron-sulfur protein, with protein sequence MAASPKPASFFESSEAGAADRELQRKLENASTRHLDHFAHVKAEYSDYEEERSQSRRIKEHAIAHLDELIVELTGKLKARGCAVFAAATVEEARDYIVNVARNTGSRRVVKGKSMTTEEIGLNPALENAGMEVLETDLGEYIVQLRQEPPSHIITPAIHLSKEDIGALFHEKFGIPYTSEPERLTAEARARLREGFLSADLGVTGVNFAIAETGTLVVIENEGNGRMSSTMPEVFIAVMGIEKVIPRLADVSHFLEVLARTATGQKLTTYTNFIGGPRREGEVDGPREMHVVILDNGRSTMLADPVMREALYCIRCGACLNVCPVYRHIGGHAYRSPYPGPIGSIVSPNLVGSAAGHLPFASTLCGACKDICPVKIDIPRILLHLRWKESARRDLPKWPAPAARARAGARQFARLARHPSAIRLLGKLGAIALKPFARDGWIKRMPPPFSNWTGIRDFPRPRPRRRKIGADED